TGACAATAAAGCATTTGCAGTGACATCTATTTAAAATCACatcaattaaattgaaaatgcaTAAGCTGAAAGTGAAATTACATAAATTCAACGTACTGAAGATGGAATTATATGAAATGACATCACACAATAGATTGACGAAaactaaaataaacataaatgtaaagagaattatgaaaataattatgCCATATGTTGATTTTTCATAGACTCTTATTGAGGAGATGGGTTATTTTACTCAACAACGTGTTAAACACATTCCATTTTGACATCATCAAAGTGGATTGCATCCTAATATCTCTCATTCTGTTAATTGCATCTGTTTCCTTCTCACGTGCGATCCTCATCGCTTGATGTTCTACAGTAAAATCTTCATAAATAACCGATGTTGTGACATTTTGgcatttcctttcctttttgtttttaatttatctcTACCAGCAGGACGATGGATTGTTAAAGTTTCACAAACAGGAGTTTCTGTGGTGGAGTTGTTTGGGTTATCATATTTCTCGGTGGTTCCTGATTTTTTTGAACTGCCACGATCTTCTTCAATAACATCATCATcgtcgtcatcatcatcatcatcatcatcaactgcACGGGCACACGTACGCTTACCGCCCAACATCAATTCCCACTTCGAATGATGACGCATGACTTTTTCAAAAACCTCATGGTGCGTAAATTTAGTTTTTCCATAAAAAAATTGTGCGTCCTTCTCAACATCTGCATAAGACATGCCGCTGCTTTTTTCGACCATATGCTTATGCATATGCACCCACCCACTTGGTTACATTCGCATTCAACCTCTTGTAACGATTTCTCAATGACTCCATGGTTCTTTCCTCTCCCATATGCTTATGCATATGCACCCACCCACTTGGTTACATTTGCATTCAACCTCTTGTAACGATTTCTCAATGACTCCATGGTTATTTCCTCTCCCATTAACCGCGAGTTGTCAGCTCAAGATTCTTCATACATTTTCCAAATGATTTTCGATAAAGTGACACTATTGTGACTAGTGCCAACAATTGGATTCGAGCTATAATTACACCAAACATACATGAGTGCTAAATCTTCTTGATCATTCCAACCTTTCGGACTGCTGAAAATATTTGTGTTTATGGGATGGATATTTTCTTAAGTGGGGTGGACATTTTCATAAGGTCATCTGGAAATTGGGGGTTTGAATCATATTCAAAAACTTCACTATTAACATTTTCAAGATTTGGATAATAATCTTGGAAATTTGagaaattttgagaattttatAAAACAATTCTGGGATCCATTGCAAAATGGAGAAAGTTGAAAAATCTTAGAAATGAAAATAGATAAATATctaaagaagaaaatgaaactTCAGTGTGTTTACAAATATAACAAATGaggtctctatttatagagaaattaaaattatgatAAGAATAATATaaagtatataaaaaatattaaaattttatcttAAGTGTATCTAAATTAAATGCAACCACATTATCAAAATCTTATCACAAATTCAATGAGACATGTGGTCTCATTTTGGTTCAATGGAGACCATGATCGGTCAAATTTTTGGATTcaataagatatttttttttcaattatttgtaTATGATGTGGCATGTCGACCTCACTTAAAAGGTCACCAATAAATGCAATCTTAGGGGCTTTAGGGATGGAGATATtcttataagtttaattattcaacactttgataacttaaataagctcttaaaatattttataaactgTTGAACtatataagttctttaaaataagtCCTCTTTATCCAACCCGATCTAGGATAACATCGCTCTTCAACCTAATCAATCAATAGGATATACAGATGGATTTAGCAATGGTTTAAGAGCTTTTTATCCATCGCACTAATAATTTAGCGTTGAATGAACAATGTCAAACCAAATCTGGTGCATaataaaatttgactcaacACTATCATATACACCAATTTAAgtgtcaaaatataaataatgttacaacattcaaattaaaatttaccgCATTCAGAGAAATAAAATATTCGCCCTAATGAGATTCGAGGTTAAGTGATGCATTCATCTAACAATGTAATCCGTTCACTATAGATCTTTATGATTGAATAATTCTCCGATTCTCACAATCATTAAGGATTGTCATCTACTATCATCTGTAGCAATCAAGCCACCCAACCATTTGTTTAAGGATCACAAAAGTGACTGAATCAAGGCACTCAACAATATAACAAATTACTTCTCTCCAGAAAAAAAAGTACAACAAACAACTATCAGAAACAGTAGCCAACATAAAAAGGTGGGGGAAATATCAATTACAGAATAGACATGTTGTTAGTTAAGTAAGGGAAACCATACACATCTTACAATTTTATGGCAGAGGGCGTTGAGTTCATGCTCTAGAGAGATCCATCCCAGATTACAATGAAGGGAAGCAAATCATTTACATTGTATCAAACACGACCAACAGCCGGAAAATATATTTCTAGTAAACCCTAAAGAAGGATCTAATGTATTTTCTTACTCAGCTATTGGAAATCACTAGGCAATCGCGACTTTTCACATTCTTTGTTTGACGCGTCTACCATTAACATCCCCTCCATCTAGAATACCTTCGATCCCTAGCTTGCCAACAGCAATAGAATGTTCGTTGATCTTGGCAACATACTCCAATAACTCAGTGAGCACATGTGGATAGCTTTCTTTAAGGTAGTCAAAACCATCTGTCTGCATGACAGCTGCAAAAAGAGATCAGACTTATTAGAGGCCATCCCACAGCAGTTGGGATTTCAAGACTACCTTGTTCGAGGAGAAAACAAAGACACGATACACAACAATTATCATAATATACAAAGACAGACTGATAGAATCTCATTaatcaatttgataaaattttaGGACCATAAGGCAACCTGAACATGTGATAGTGATTCAAAAAGCAAAGCTGTCACAATCATTCTGCATAGATTTGTATGGTGTCAAGAAGATCGATAATACCCACAAAATTCTTGGGGATATTCAGGACTTAGGCAACCATGCAACCATACCATGCAATTACGAGAACCTCAAGGTGCATCAGATTTCAGATTATTCGCCATTGGTCAACATGCATATGTAGAAAGATAGAATGTGCGATTTTATAGCCAATAGATTTAAGACCAAGCCCTATCAATACAAAACAATATTATGACATAATTATTTGTGCCAACGTAACTAGATCCCTGGTGCAACTAAATTCTGTGCAGTTCCATGTTTTGTTCCCAAACTATACATTGCAATCTCACGATTTACCTCTAAGATTATCAGGAAGTGCGACAAATTTGAGACAGACAGATTTCAGCTGGAAACAGTGGTGTTGTTCTGCAAGTGCTAATGTGGTTGCAACAGTGTTGATAGCGACATCCTCACAAAGGTTAGCTTCACAGAGCAACCTCAACCAATCTAAACCATACCGATCAGCCGCAGCAAGCAGATGCTGAGACATCAAGGTTGAGGCCCCTTTTGAGTTCAGTCCAATAAGCTCTTCAAAATCAGGAAGTGCATCCCAATACATCCAATGAAGCAGGGCTTGCAAGGTGGAGGAAAGGAAAGAAAGATAGTGATTATCTATAACGCACAATAACATTAAAAAATTGCAAGAACACGTAACCCAACATTTtgcaaatatataataaattttatgagTAAACATAActaagaaagagaaggtgagACATTCACACAAGTTCTTCATTCACAAACAGGTGGTAAAATAGGAACAGGATAAGGGCCTCCGAAGTGGCATCTCGCTCATGGTTCTCATATATTCCAGATTCATCACTCAAGGAAAAAATCACCAAATTTCATTCACCACAAGATGCTGGTTCACATATAAATGTATCAACTTCATTTTCAGTTGTACAGAAAGTGAGCTACATATCAAGCATAGTGAGGACAGTAGGCTTGCAGATTAACTCCAATATGCATGTTCAAGTGCAAAGGTTTATACCATTTCCATGACACAACTACTGGCACCAGAAAGTGATCACTGAGTATCTCATGGTTGAGTGAAAAGGATGAACCAAATATACCATATAAGAACCAAAGTACAAGATaaaatgtagaaggaaacatGTGCGAATTTTACACTGTTTACCTGAAGAGAAGTACTTGAACAAGATGTTCTCACAATAAGAGGGAGTTTGCGTAAtgatattttaaagagtttataagttccTACATCTTACAAGATGTTTAATAGCAAACTTATATTCATAATGGTTAACATGGGGTTTTCCAAATTAAGAACATTCTTCCAGATGGTAAAAGCCCTACTTTCAGCTTACAATATCCCAaaacattttatttagatatagcTATTTGTTTTTCTTTGGTAAGTAAAATTTAGAGATAGCTAATAAGATCTTCCTTTGAAGTGATTGTCAAACAATTTGAAGGATCTTACGAACTCTAAACCATCATATAAGCTATTCTAAAGAGCTTATACGATAGTTCTCTAAACTATCTAAACTGAAAGGTAGTTCTCAGCttaaacaattaaaaagaaGAAGCTCCATCAAAGCAAATGGTTTAGCCCTGCCaatcactcgccagagctgaccaagacCGCCAGAGCCAACCTTACCGTGAGCCCTACCAGAGTGCAGCGCTACCAGCTCTGCCAAAGTGCAGCGCTACCAGAGATAGCTCTGTCAAAGTGCAGCGCTACCAGAGACAGCTctgccagagtgcagcgctACCAACTATGTCACTCTTGGAGAGACTTTGCTGAAGTAATATTATCTTAATATAATAATctcaagtaataattaaatatgcaaAAGAAATATCGTAATTAATGCAACTATTTATTCTAATAtgtaattaaaagagcggggcattacagaTAAGGATGTAGAGATGGTGTTTAAGTATCAACAAGAAAAAAATGGTGGAAGGCTTACCAGTTCCACTTCCTAATAGGATGAAGCATCATAGCAACTAATGTACCATTTGTAAATACTCAGAAAAGAAAAGTGATAGCTTCTAAAAAGAAAGGTGCAAACAAACTAATGCTGAAATGCCTCCATCCATGTTTCAAGCGAAATCTCAAATTTAATCAATACAGAGGCATTGTCAGTCTTATACTTCCAAGCCCTAAACCACTTCAAATGTATGTAGGTACTTAATATGTAACTGGCATTAAACAAATTAGAATTCAAACAAATTTGAACAAGTGATGTCGAAGACTCCCGAGCTCATAAAGATTGAATCCAACTTCCTATTATGGGCATCGCCACAACACCATTGAAATGTTTTTGGACTATGCACAAAAATTCTAACAGACATCGACCAAGCTGAGAACCAACAACTCTCACTCTCACAAGAAAACAGTGAGAATGGCATGGAAACTTTACGGCACAAACCAAATGACATGAGATTTAACTGTGCATCTACTTTCATTTGCCACGATAAAGGAAAAATCATATAAACCAAAATGTGCACAAGGGAAGACCAATCTAGTGTGTCTACTTCAAAGGGCAACACATCCCAACAACTAACACAAAAAATGATGAATCTGAATAGCTTACAGTACCCTGTGGCTGCCTACACGAATGATTTGTTAAGAGAAGCATACATAAAAAGAAACAAGATCGACACAACTGCAATCAATTTTCTAATGCTTTCATTCCATAATGAAGGACCAATGTATTCCATCTGATAGAAACACTTCATATTAAAAAATTCCCTCTACTCTTAAGCACAAAATAGGATCAAAATATCAGCAACCGTGTGCCGTACAATACTTACTCCGATCAAGGTTCTACTATGAAGTCCAAACATACATATTGAAATATAGTAGACATGAAATTAAACAAACGTACCCATATATGTACAACCTTGCATCACCAAAACAACTATGTCCCTGCAGTTGGCAGCCATGAATGAGTTGTAAAAAAATAACATCTTCTCCATTCtttaaatctaaataaaaaatatttcaaataagaGAGACAAGCTCGACAAGGATAGGGACGGGCCGGACGGCGATTCACTGGAGTGAGTGACGGTAATGGCCGCCAAAGGGAGGAAAGAGAAGAAgggaaagaagaaagaaagaaaataaattatattgaaaaattaatgatatgagtaaatttgatttttttatataaaaagtggctaaatttttaaaaattttatgcatagacaatttttaattttaatactccATAACaaattggccatttttatatattgactctattttgtttttgtaatatttttacacacttataatattttttaataacttGGTCAAGTTTGACATCATTTTTCAGTAGAACTCCAAAATATGATACTTCTTCCATATAGAGGACGTAGCCAAAATGTGGTGAAAGAGGCAAGGCATGCAATAAGAGACAATGATGTAAACACATAGCCACTATTCACGGTTATAGTACAAAAACTTGCAAGATTAATCACAATCAAGCGACGAAATTCAACATTTAGCCCTAGCTTACTCCAACTTAATAAATGTCTACCAAGTAGCATATGCCCGAATTCGCACAGAAAATTTCCCAAGTAATGCAGGAATAAGAAGTCTTCCATTCTTGTCTTGTGACGAAGAATCCACTGCTTCGAGCTCATAACATCAAGGAATGGGGCACGGAGAGTTAGCCACCGCGTGCTTCTCTTCTGGTGGCATCATGCAGAAGCTCGACATCAACTCCCTCGGGTGGCAATTGGACATATCGGACCACAGATCCCCGGAAAAAGCAGTTTCGCACTGAAAGCTGcaaaaagtagaataaaagtgTTTCTTGAGCAGGAGCGCCATATATATGGATAACACATTGAATTGCATGAATGGATAGCATAACTTTAGGGAATCAAATATGTCAGGGTTAAGAAAATAGCACGGCGCCTTATCAAGAGAGGTTTGTGAAATGAAAATATTCAACTAGCAtctcaaaaaaacaaaattaacaaGGAGAAATCAATAGATTACAGATGCACAAATAGCCATTACATGCCCACAGATGTTAAATTCTGACAATTAACAATGTTACTGACGATGAATATTCAGAGATGGCATCGCAAGTTTACTGATTTCAGATGCAATGAAACATACACACCTAAGGTCTCCGTCATAGAAAATTTATACAAACACTAGCAAAGATGGGAATTTGACAATGCTTCTGGATCTGATATTTAAATTAGTTCAGTCATAAATTAAGAACGAATAATCTACAATTGCAAACACATCAGATAGaggtttttaatgaaattttctGAAGCTAAATGCTTCGTATTAACCAAGGAACCAGCTTTACAGCTCGACAATTCAAAGAAAGTATGTACATACAAGAACTGGAATCCTCATTCTCCAACAAAACATGAAAGTTCCAGGGCACAAGTAATTCACTACAAGCTCAAGACACAACGATGGAAACACAAGGCACCAACATTCAGCTCATACCCCGAAGCGACTAGTCTAACACAGATGATCCTGCTTGTAGAGAAAAAAGCTTCAGCCTTGCTTATTCAGTAACAGGTACCAAAGTGGGAGAATTCCAAATCTTGCAATTCCGACATAATGTGGCTTATGCATATATAGAACCATTAATTTAAACCCAAAGTGCGAgcttcatatttaaataaaatagatcaGAATTTTAGAAATAGAAAGTGAccctaaaaccctaattaaaccCAACCACACACACCCAAGAAATTCCAGAAAGCATAGAacgaaaaaccaaaaaaaaaaatcatatcatTCACTTAACCCTAAATCCCATAATACGAAGGgaatcaagagagagagagagagagtaatacCATATGGGGGTACTTGTCTTGATCAACAACCCTAGTATTCTCCAGCTTAATGTTGAGATATTGATCCACTGAATGTAGAGTCCCTCTAATCGCTAAATCGTTCTTCAATTCCACCGTTACTTCTCTCCCCACCAAATCCTTGAAATACGAGAAGAACAACTGCAAATTGAAAGAGAAAACCAAATAATATAGGTTAAATCCGTAATTGAAAAATCAGAAAAGTGGAAGAAGCAGGAGAAGAATCTACCATATTTGGTGCGGGAAATTGGTTTTCAGTTTCACTGCGTCTGTGCCTGCGCTGCGAGATTCAAAAGCTGCTAGATGAGCGAGAGGCGAGACGGAGGAGATGCCTTTGGCGGCGGTGGTCGAGGGCGGCGCCCTTCGCCGGAGGAGGAAGCGGTGGGGGGATGTGTGTGCGTATCTGTGACtgtgagattgagagagagagagagacgtacGAGGAGAGAGAGGAGACCGATTGtatatgagagagaaagagagagatttgtTAGTTTGGGCTTGATTTTACTTATCAAAGTTGGGccatttcttttttaatttgagACATGGTCTTTATAAGAAAAGAACAATgttgatgaagaaaaagaaaaaaaaaaaaagaaaagggagattctattcatagcccccattttactctacGGAGCCTCcaattgaataaaatattaaaaatattaataaaaatattaatttgccCTTATAAACCCCAGTTTAATTTATATGTAACGTCGTCAGCTGTAGCCTCTTAAAATATGGACAGAAAATAAGTTGAGATTAATTACAAATTCTTCCATTTTTCGTCCAAAAACGATGAATTCGTCCATTGAcaacaaaaacattaaaaatgtGGCTGAGGGAGAACGATTCTTCTAATAATTCAGAGGATGactcttgaaaaaaaaaatatactcatcAACAACCTCAAATAACACTCCAATGCCAGGAAAATCGAAGATGTTGGTGGAAGAATAGGAGAACGCCGCTAAGCTCAAAATTCTCGATCAATTTTTTAACGCCAAATGCCTTATGAATTGTGAAGTTTCCCTTATACTTGAACATAAATATGAGTAGCTTCAGCATATGGCCAATGATCCGTTGAATCAAATGTCTCGGGTGTTTGAGAAATCACTCCAATATGTGAAGCGCTACAGCCGATACAAGAACCGCGAGTCAAGTTGATTAGGGGGATAAGAGTCGGCAACCGCGACTACTCCGAGCTGGCGACCTACGGCGATCGAGTTAGACGGGGCGGCGGCGACTATGAGGGCATCAATTGACGAACGATTTTCTCGAAGTTCAGGGG
This Salvia miltiorrhiza cultivar Shanhuang (shh) unplaced genomic scaffold, IMPLAD_Smil_shh original_scaffold_404, whole genome shotgun sequence DNA region includes the following protein-coding sequences:
- the LOC131004486 gene encoding BTB/POZ and MATH domain-containing protein 1-like, which encodes MYWDALPDFEELIGLNSKGASTLMSQHLLAAADRYGLDWLRLLCEANLCEDVAINTVATTLALAEQHHCFQLKSVCLKFVALPDNLRAVMQTDGFDYLKESYPHVLTELLEYVAKINEHSIAVGKLGIEGILDGGDVNGRRVKQRM
- the LOC131004488 gene encoding sm-like protein LSM2; amino-acid sequence: MLFFSYFKDLVGREVTVELKNDLAIRGTLHSVDQYLNIKLENTRVVDQDKYPHMLSVRNCFFRGSVVRYVQLPPEGVDVELLHDATRREARGG